ACATGGACGCGGAACCGAAGATCTACGGCGACGAACGGCTCGCCACCAGGCTCGGCGAACTGCTGGGCCCCCGCCACCCGGTCGCCGCGGCGGCCCTGGTCTCGGACCAGGACGTCGCGGTGGCCGGGCTCCGCGCCGATCTCGACGCGGACTTCGAGATCGGCTCGATCACCAAGGGTGTCACCGGATTGCTCTACGCGGACGCGCTGGCCCGTGGCGAGATCGGCCAGGACACCACGCTCGGTGAGTTGCTCCCGCTGGGCGACGTCCCCGCCGCGCGGCTGACGCTGCGGTCGTTGAGCACACACAGCTCCGGCCTGCCGCGACTGCCGAAGTCCGCGCATCCCCTGCGCCGCACCATCGCCCTGTGGCGGCACGGGACCAATCCCTACGGTGAGGACCTCGGCCAACTCCTGGACCAGGCCCGCGGCGTTCAGGTGGGCAAACCGCGACCCCGCTACTCCAACTTCGGGTTCGAACTGCTCGGCCACGCCCTCGCCGCCGCTGCCTCGACGACCTACGCCGACCTCGTGCACGAGCGGATCGCGAAGCCGCTGGACCTCGATTTCTCCGTGCCCGCAACGAACGCGCAACTCCGGCCGGGAGCACTCACCGGCCGGAGCCGCCGAGGCAAGCCGCGCGAACCCTGGACCGGCGAAGCGCTCGGACCGGCGGGCGGCATCCGGGCGTCCATCAACGCCATGGCCCGCTTCACCGCGGCGGTGCTCGACGGCAGTGCCCCGGGCACCGCGGCGCTCGACCCGGTCGCCCCTTTCGGCGCGGGCGGGCGCATCGGGGCCGCCTGGCTCACGATCCGGGTGAAGGGCCGGTCGGTCACCTGGCACAACGGCGGCACCGGCGGCTTCCGCACCTGGCTCGGCTTCGACCGCGAGGCCGGTACCGGCGCGGTCATCCTGTCGGCCACCTCACTCCCGGTCGACCGCCAGGGTTTCGCGCTCCTGTCCGGTTCCGGGCAGTAAGCGGCGCCGCTGCGACAGGACTGCCACAGAGCGCGGACCAGGTGGCGATCTTCGCCACGCAGGATCGCGGTGGTGAGCGAAACAAAAAGACTGCCGGGGCTGGACGGGCTCCGCGGCGTCGCGGTGGCCGGGGTGCTGTTGTTCCACGCCGGTCACTTCGGCGGCGGATTTCTCGGTGTGGACCTGTTCTTCGCGTTGTCCGGCTTCCTGATCACCGGGCTGCTGCTGCGTGACGGCACGGGGTCGCCGCGCGCGTTCTGGGGACGGCGCGCCCGGCGGTTGCTGCCCGCGCTGACGGTGATGCTCGCCGGTACCACGCTGGCGGTGTGGGCACTGGGCGACAAGAACCTGTGGAGCACCGCACTCGCCGACGGGCCGTGGGTGCAGGCGAACCTGGTGAACTGGCACCTGCTGGCGGAATCGGCGGCCTACTGGGACCGGTTCGGCCCCGGCCGGGTGTTCGGCCACCTGTGGAGCATCGCCGTCGAGGAGCAGTTCTACCTGCTGTGGCCGGTGGTCGTGCTGCTGATCGTCCGCGCGGGCGGACGGGCCGGGCATCGGGTCGCGCTGGTCGCGGCGCTCGCTTCGGTGCTCTCGCTCGTCCTGATGGTTTTCCTTTTCACCCCAAGCGATTCCACCCGGGTCTACACCGGGACCGACACGCGGGCGTTCTCCCTGCTGCTGGGCGCGTTGATGGCCACCGCGCCGGCGACCCGCCTCGTGTCCAAAGTGGCCAGTCGCGAAGTGGTGCTGGCACTGCTGTTCGGCGTGCTCGCGGTCTTCTGGCTGGTCGCGGACGGCGAGAACGCGCACTGGTTGTTCCGCGGCGGCTTGTTCGCGCACTCCCTGCTCGCAGCGGCGCTGATCGCGCTGTGCGCGCAGACGCCCGGCTCACCGGTGACGCGCGCGCTCGGCTGGGCGCCGCTGCGCGGGCTCGGCTCGGTGTCCTACAGCCTCTACCTGTGGCACTGGCCGGTTTTCCTGGTCCTGTCCGAAGAACGGATCGGCATGACGGGCTGGGCGCGCACGGCGATCGTGTGCGCGGTGTCGCTCGCGCTGGCCGTGCTGTCGAAAGTGCTGGTCGAGGACCCGATCCGGTTCCGCGCGACCTGGGCGCGGGGCCGCACCGGAGTGGGCGCCGTCGCCGTCGCCACGCTCGCGCTCGCCGCGCTGTGGGTCGCGGTGCCCCGGCCTCCGGTCGTCCAGGTCGACGTGACCGGGCTGGTGGTTCCGATGGTGACCTCTTAGCCTGCCGGGAGCACCGGACAACGCCGTGGCGGTCCCGGTTCCTCATGGGGCACCGTGAACCGCACCCGCACCACGGCCGACGGCGAGCCGCCGCCCTGCCGGTGCACCCCCAGCGCGGTGCACACGACCTGGTCCACGCCGAGCGCGGTCAGGTCGCGTTCGGCCAGCGGGAGGCGGACGAGGATCTGGTCGGCGGTGGTGTCCACCACCGTCCTTGTCTGCCCGGAGGCGGAGATTTCCGTGTGCAGCGGGGAATCCGGGCCGGGTCCGGTGAGCAGCAGTGCCAGCGCCTCGGTGATCGTGCCGAGCTTGCCGGTCGGCCGGGGTTGCGGTTGCAGCCGCTGCCGCGCGTCCACGAAGAACAAGGAGATCTCAGGGGCCACGCCGGTGGGTGCGTCCGTTCCGGTGGTGATCCCGGACGGCGACACCCCGCAACCGGCGAGCAGGAGCGCCAGTCCCCCGAGCAACGTCCGCCTCATTCCGCCTCCTCGTGGTGCCGGGGCAGCCGGAGCACAAACCGCGCGCCGCCACCTCCGGCGTTGCCCGCCACCAGATCGCCGCCGTGCAGTCGCGCGTTGGCCAGTGAGATCGCCAGCCCGAGCCCGCTGCCCGGCGATCGCGGGCGGGCGCTGTCCGCCTTGTAGAACCGGTCGAACACGTGCGCCAGCGCCTCCGGCGACAGCCCCGGCCCGTGGTCGGTGACCTCGATCTCCAGTTCACCGTCATCGGCGCGCAGCGTCAGCCGCACCGGCGGTTCGCCGTGGCACAGCGCGTTGCCGACCAGATTGGCCACGATCACGTCGAGCCGTCGGCGGTCGAGCGTCGCGGACACCGGCTCGGGCAGGTCCAGCTGTACGTCGTCCAGCCAGCCGCGAGCACGCAGGCAGTCGCGGATCGCGTCGGGCACTTCCACCGGCTCGGTCCGCAACCGCGCCATCCCGGCGTCGAACCGGGACACCTCCATCAGGTCCTCCACCAGGGCGACCAGCCGCTCGGTCTCGGCGACCGCCAGCTCCGCGGACTCCCTGGCCATCGGACGGCGGTCGTCCGCGGACTCGGCCAGCACCTCGACCACCGCGGTCAGCGTGGTCAACGGCGTGCGCAGTTCGTGCGAGACGTCGGCGACGAACCGCCGCTGCTCGGTCAGCACCTCCTGCAGCGAGTCGGCCATCCGGTTGACGGTCTCCCCCAGGTCCTCCAGTTCGTCCGCGCCACCGGTGGAGATGCGGGCCGACAGATCGCCACCGGCCAGTGCCACAGCGGTGTCCCGCACGCGGCGCACCGGCCGCAGCACACCACCCGCGGCCACCAGCGCGAGCAGCACCGCGAGCGGCAGCGCCACGGCACTGGTGAGGGCGGCGGTGCCGACGAGCCCGTCCACCTGCCCCGCGACATCGGACAGGTCACGCACCGCGTAGACCTCGATGCCGGACGGCGTGCGCCGCAGGTCGAGGCCGGTGGTCACGATCGGGGTGCCGATGAGCAGGCGCGGCCCTTCGCCGGTGTCCACGCGCTGGAAGACCAGCCGATCACGCGCCGCGGCCCGCAGCTCGCCGGTGATCAGCGGCAGTTCCCCCGAACTCCGCCCCTGGTAGGTCACCTGCGTGTGCTCGCCGATCGAGGCACGCACCCGGTCGAGCATTTCCTGGTCCGGCGGGAGGTTCAGGTCGGGGGCCACCGCCTCGATCCGGTGCACCAGGTCCTCGGTGTGCCGCCGCTCGGCCGCGCCGACCAGCGACGCGCCCGCCGACGCGGCACCGGCCCACGCCGCCGCGGCCGCCCCGGCCACGGCCACCAGGACGAAGGCCAGCACCAGGCGGACACGCAGACCGCGCGGCCGGAACAGCCGCCTCATACCGGTCCGAACCGGTAACCGAAACCACGCACGGTCTGCACGTACACCGGTTCGGCGGGCACGTCCTCGATCTTGGCCCGCAGCCGCTGCACGCAGTTGTCCACCAGCCGCGAGTCGCCGAGGTAGTCGTGCTCCCACACCTGTTCCAGCAACTGCTGACGGGTGAACACCCGCCCCGGCGCGGCGGAGAGCGCGAGCAGCGTGCGCAGTTCGATCGGGGTCAGCGCCACCGGCTGCCCGCGCTTGCGCACCACCGCGCCCGCCGCGTCGATCTCCAGCTCACCGTGGGTCTGGGCGCCGTTGGATCGATCGCTGTCGCGCGGACCGCCCCGGCGCAGCACCGCCTTGATCCGGGCGTCCAGCACCGCGGGCCGCACGGGCTTGGTCACGTAGTCGTCGGCACCGGCGGCGAGCCCGGCGACCACGTCGAAGTCGTCCCCTCGCGCGGTGAGCATGATGATCGGGACCGGCCCGCGCGCACGCAGGCGGCGGCACACCTCGAACCCGTCCAGGTCGGGCAGCATCACGTCCAGCACGACCAGCTCGGGCGCGGTTTCGTGGCACGCGCGCAGCCCGTCCTCGCCGGTGGCCGCCGTGGTCACGGTGTTGCCGTACCGGGTCAGCGCCAGCTGCAGACCACGGCTGACCAGCGGGTCGTCTTCGATGAGCAGGATCACGGCCACCAGCCCAGTATGTGCCGCGGTCCGTCAGCAGTCCCGGAAGGCCGGGCCGCCGGCCCAGCCGGAGTTGGCCCACGATTCGGGTGCCGCCGGGGTGAAGCCGGGGAAGCGCGCGGCCAGCTCACCCATCAGCCAGGCGGCGAACCGGGCCGCGCCCTGCGGGCAGGTGTGGATGCCGTCGGGACTGCGATCGCGCTTGCCGTCGCGGTCCATCCGGTACTCCGGTCCCCACACCGCCGCGCTGTCCAGCACCACGGCCTTGCCGCCGGAGCCGTCGGCCACCCGCCGCGCCAGTCCGCCGGTGCGCTGGAGTTCCTCCATGTGCCCGGCGTAGAACTCGTCGGCCCTGATCGGCGGCATCGTCACGAACACGAGCGTGGCCCCGGCACCGGTGACGGTCGCCAGCAGCTTTTCGTACGCCGCCAGCTGTTCCTGCTCGGTCCCCCAGTCGTAAGTGGACACTTGGTAGGCCACCACGTCCGGGTCGAACGAGCCCAGCTTCGCGGTGAGCTGGTCCCAGGTCGAACCGGTCAGCTCCGGGATCCCGGACACGTTGCCGCCACCGGTCGACGCGATCGACTCCATCGACGAACCACCGGCCCGCGCGGCGGCGGCCAGCGGGCCCGCCAGCCCCTCGGCCACCGAGTCGCCCATCCACAGGAACTTCGACGGCGGCGCGACCGGAGCGGCGGCGGGCTCGGCCGGCGAGCAGGCCGCGACGGCCAGCACCGCGAACACCGCGGCCAGTGCTTTCCTTCGTTTCGTCATGGGCACCACGCTGCCGGGCCCGTGTCCACTCGCGATCCGCGCTTTGTCGCCGTTCTGTCGCAGGCGGGATCAGCGCGGCTGGGCCGCCGCGTGGGCGGCGAGGCCGTCGGCCATCCGCTGCATGACGCGCCGCATCACGCCCTGCATCAGCCAGCCCAGTCCCTTGCGCGCGGAATAGGTGCCGTGCCAGTGGATGAACGTGCCGCCGTCGGGGGTGGCGGTGAGATCGACGACCGCCCGGTAGTCGTGGATGGCGCTGTTGAACGCGTCTTCGTAGGTCAGCTGCTTCTCTTCGACGAGACCGGTCACGCGCTCGCCGGTCACCGTCCGCCCGGTGCGGAACGCGCGGACCGCGCCGACCGGGTCGTGACCATCCGGATCGAGCCCGCTGGACCGGTCGAGCACGAGTTCGTCGACCGCCGACCAGACGGGCCAGGTAC
The genomic region above belongs to Amycolatopsis sp. YIM 10 and contains:
- a CDS encoding serine hydrolase, translated to MDAEPKIYGDERLATRLGELLGPRHPVAAAALVSDQDVAVAGLRADLDADFEIGSITKGVTGLLYADALARGEIGQDTTLGELLPLGDVPAARLTLRSLSTHSSGLPRLPKSAHPLRRTIALWRHGTNPYGEDLGQLLDQARGVQVGKPRPRYSNFGFELLGHALAAAASTTYADLVHERIAKPLDLDFSVPATNAQLRPGALTGRSRRGKPREPWTGEALGPAGGIRASINAMARFTAAVLDGSAPGTAALDPVAPFGAGGRIGAAWLTIRVKGRSVTWHNGGTGGFRTWLGFDREAGTGAVILSATSLPVDRQGFALLSGSGQ
- a CDS encoding acyltransferase, translated to MSETKRLPGLDGLRGVAVAGVLLFHAGHFGGGFLGVDLFFALSGFLITGLLLRDGTGSPRAFWGRRARRLLPALTVMLAGTTLAVWALGDKNLWSTALADGPWVQANLVNWHLLAESAAYWDRFGPGRVFGHLWSIAVEEQFYLLWPVVVLLIVRAGGRAGHRVALVAALASVLSLVLMVFLFTPSDSTRVYTGTDTRAFSLLLGALMATAPATRLVSKVASREVVLALLFGVLAVFWLVADGENAHWLFRGGLFAHSLLAAALIALCAQTPGSPVTRALGWAPLRGLGSVSYSLYLWHWPVFLVLSEERIGMTGWARTAIVCAVSLALAVLSKVLVEDPIRFRATWARGRTGVGAVAVATLALAALWVAVPRPPVVQVDVTGLVVPMVTS
- a CDS encoding HAMP domain-containing sensor histidine kinase produces the protein MRRLFRPRGLRVRLVLAFVLVAVAGAAAAAWAGAASAGASLVGAAERRHTEDLVHRIEAVAPDLNLPPDQEMLDRVRASIGEHTQVTYQGRSSGELPLITGELRAAARDRLVFQRVDTGEGPRLLIGTPIVTTGLDLRRTPSGIEVYAVRDLSDVAGQVDGLVGTAALTSAVALPLAVLLALVAAGGVLRPVRRVRDTAVALAGGDLSARISTGGADELEDLGETVNRMADSLQEVLTEQRRFVADVSHELRTPLTTLTAVVEVLAESADDRRPMARESAELAVAETERLVALVEDLMEVSRFDAGMARLRTEPVEVPDAIRDCLRARGWLDDVQLDLPEPVSATLDRRRLDVIVANLVGNALCHGEPPVRLTLRADDGELEIEVTDHGPGLSPEALAHVFDRFYKADSARPRSPGSGLGLAISLANARLHGGDLVAGNAGGGGARFVLRLPRHHEEAE
- a CDS encoding response regulator transcription factor: MAVILLIEDDPLVSRGLQLALTRYGNTVTTAATGEDGLRACHETAPELVVLDVMLPDLDGFEVCRRLRARGPVPIIMLTARGDDFDVVAGLAAGADDYVTKPVRPAVLDARIKAVLRRGGPRDSDRSNGAQTHGELEIDAAGAVVRKRGQPVALTPIELRTLLALSAAPGRVFTRQQLLEQVWEHDYLGDSRLVDNCVQRLRAKIEDVPAEPVYVQTVRGFGYRFGPV
- a CDS encoding SGNH/GDSL hydrolase family protein, which encodes MTKRRKALAAVFAVLAVAACSPAEPAAAPVAPPSKFLWMGDSVAEGLAGPLAAAARAGGSSMESIASTGGGNVSGIPELTGSTWDQLTAKLGSFDPDVVAYQVSTYDWGTEQEQLAAYEKLLATVTGAGATLVFVTMPPIRADEFYAGHMEELQRTGGLARRVADGSGGKAVVLDSAAVWGPEYRMDRDGKRDRSPDGIHTCPQGAARFAAWLMGELAARFPGFTPAAPESWANSGWAGGPAFRDC
- a CDS encoding SRPBCC family protein gives rise to the protein MRKYDATAATAAPPAVVWRLLVDARTWPVWSAVDELVLDRSSGLDPDGHDPVGAVRAFRTGRTVTGERVTGLVEEKQLTYEDAFNSAIHDYRAVVDLTATPDGGTFIHWHGTYSARKGLGWLMQGVMRRVMQRMADGLAAHAAAQPR